One genomic region from Uloborus diversus isolate 005 chromosome 2, Udiv.v.3.1, whole genome shotgun sequence encodes:
- the LOC129217236 gene encoding leucine-rich repeat-containing protein 15-like codes for MAFIHTCLLLFSLMAFGACFPATCPSIEDLSPCTCKRIGLGLRVMCSDFNDHAQLIKVFKILRDYRVQIVILHDLSIKDVLPNTLFDDLQINELRVESCELKFSGAAFTGLDESLSVLNVAQQTVIESSEGFSLAKLSKLNELNVKANSLTKVNDDWLNGKTPNVHTIVLEENEISSVGSHAFAHLDQLKIISLADNRIKKVERSMFPRPASNLKRIDLSNNEISQLPEDIFLEMPNLNEVALSGNDLRTLERNVWMPIWSQLTKVYLVDNKMNCDSEMNWIRGYRQPSRLVGNCVEPRELRGRPIKDVYSPT; via the exons ATGGCTTTTATTCATACGTGCTTACTGTTATTTTCCTTGATGGCGTTTGGGGCGTGTTTCCCTGCGACATGCCCAAGCATCGAGGATCTTTCTCCGTGCACTTGCAAGCGAATCGGTTTAGGTCTTCGTGTCATGTGTTCTGATTTCAACGACCATGCCCAGCTTATAAAAGTTTTCAAGATTCTGAGGGATTACAGGGTACAGATCGTCATTCTCCACGACTTGAGTATCAAAGACGTTCTACCTAATACTCTGTTCGACGACCTGCAAATTAACGAACTAAGGGTAGAGTCATGTGAACTGAAATTTTCTGGGGCTGCTTTCACCGGTTTGGATGAATCTTTGTCTGTTCTCAATGTAGCTCAACAGACTGTAATAGAAAGTTCGGAAGGTTTCTCTTTGGCGAAGCTCTCCAAGTTGAATGAACTGAACGTGAAGGCTAACAGCTTAACTAAAGTGAACGATGACTGGTTGAACGGAAAGACTCCGAATGTCCACACAATTGTTCTAGAAGAAAATGAAATCAGCAGTGTTGGTTCTCATGCCTTTGCTCATCTTGATCAACTGAAAATCATCTCATTGGCAGACAACCGAATCAAAAAGGTAGAACGGTCGATGTTCCCCAGACCGGCATCAAACTTGAAAAGAATAGATCTCAG caaCAATGAAATTTCTCAACTTCCTGAAGACATATTTCTCGAAATGCCAAATCTTAATGAAGTTGCATTGAGCGGAAACGATCTTCGAACACTGGAACGAAATGTATGGATGCCAATTTGGTCTCAACTGACAAAAGTATACCTTGTTG ataatAAAATGAATTGTGACTCGGAGATGAACTGGATACGAGGGTACAGACAACCATCAAGACTGGTTGGAAACTGTGTCGAACCACGTGAACTTCGTGGTCGACCGATCAAAGATGTCTACAGTCCAACATAA